GATGAGTATGTGAAGGCTGTTTAAGGAGTGTAGACGGGACGGCCGCACCACAAAGGGCGGAAAGGAATGCGTCCGCAGATTACACGGATTTCGCCGATAGACGGATGGCGACGCACTCTCTCTTAGAAATCTGCGGATGACTTTGTGTTTCGCCCGAGCTTCGCATCGACGCTGTAGGGTGCCCTGCGGGCACCAGAATCCGCGTTCACATCCGGGTGCCCCATAGCGCACCCTACGAGATGAGCTTATCCACCACGCGGCCGTGCACGTCGGTCAGGCGGAAATCGCGCCCTTGGAAGCGATACGTCAGGCGCGTATGGTCGAAGCCCAATTGATGCAGGATCGTGGCGTGCAGGTCGTGAACGTGGATCACGTCCTCGACGGCGTTGAAGCCGAAATCATCCGTGGCGCCGACCGTTGTGCCCGGCTTGAACCCGCCGCCGGCCAGCCACATGGTGAAGGCGTTCGGATGGTGGTCGCGTCCGTCGTCGCCGCCTTGCACCATCGGCGTGCGGCCGAACTCGCCACCCCAGATGACGATCGTCTCGTCCAATAGCCCGCGCTGCTTGAGATCCGCCACCAATGCCGCGCACGCCTGATCGGTGTCTTTGCAATTCTTCTGCAGGTCGGCCTTCAGATTGCCGTGCTGATCCCACGCCTCGTGGAATAACTGCACGAAGCGGACGCCGCGTTCGATCATGCGCCGCGCCAAGAGGCAGTTGTTGGCGAACGACGGCTTGCCCGGCTCGGCGCCGTACATGGCCAAGGTCTGGGCCGATTCTTGCGACAGGTCCATCAGCTCGGGGGCGCTTGTCTGCATGCGATAGGCCATCTCGAACGAGTTGATGCGCGTGGCGATTTCCGGGTCGCCGATCGCTTCGAGCCGGCGGTGATTCAAGTTCGCCAGCGTGTCGAGCGAATCGCGCTGCATCTGCCGGTCGACGCCGGCCGGATTCGAGAGATACAACACCGGCTCGCCGCTGGTGCGGAAGGCCACGCCTTGATAGACGGTGGGCAAAAAGCCGGAGCCCCAGTTCGAATTGCCGCCGCTGGGTCCCTTCTTGCCCGAGTTCATCACGACAAAGCCGGGCAGATTCTGCGATTCGGCCCCCAGGCCGTATACAGTCCACGCGCCCATGCTGGGCCGGCCGAACTGCTGGCTGCCGGTGTTCATCATGATCTGGCCCGGCGCGTGATTGAACGCGTCGGTCACCAGCGAGCGGACGATCGTTACGTCGTCAACGATGCCGGCCAGGTGCGGCAGCAGCTCGCCGATCTCGGCGCCGCACCGCCCATGTCGGGCGAACTTGAAGCGCGGCCCCAACAGCTTCGAGTTCGGATTGATGAACGCGGCGCGATAATTCTTGATCAGCTCGGCCGGCGGCAACTGACCGTCGAACCTGGCCAGCTCCGGCTTGTTGTCGAAGAGTTCCAAGTGGCTCGGCGCGCCCGCCATGAACAGAAAGATCACGCGCTTGGCCTTGGCCGGATGATGCGGCGGACGCGGGGCAAGCGGGTCGGCCGGTTGGCCCGCGGACGTTGCAGCGGCGCGGGCCGTGTCGTCGCCGAGAAGCTGCGCCAAAGCCATCGCCCCCAGGCCAATGCCGCAATCGCGCATGAACCAGCGACGGGCCAGCAGCCGGCCGCGGTCGGAGGTTGGTGCGTTCGCACGGGTGGGCAAGCCACCAGGGACACCCGAGCGGTCGGCGGTTGGTGCGTTCGCACGGGTGGACGAGCCACCAGCGGCACCCGATTGCTTTGCGGTAAGCCGGCCCCTCACCCTGCTTTCTCCCGGAAGGGGAGAGGGTTTTGTCTTGCTGGCGATATTTCTATTCATGGCCGAATTCCTGTTGTTCGGTCCTTTATTCTTTCGTGATCGTTTCGTCGAGGTTCAACAGCACCCGCGACACCGCGGTCCAGGCGGCCAGCTCGGTGGGCGTGGCGCCGCCGGGTATTTTGTCCGGCG
This genomic window from Pirellulales bacterium contains:
- a CDS encoding DUF1501 domain-containing protein, yielding MRDCGIGLGAMALAQLLGDDTARAAATSAGQPADPLAPRPPHHPAKAKRVIFLFMAGAPSHLELFDNKPELARFDGQLPPAELIKNYRAAFINPNSKLLGPRFKFARHGRCGAEIGELLPHLAGIVDDVTIVRSLVTDAFNHAPGQIMMNTGSQQFGRPSMGAWTVYGLGAESQNLPGFVVMNSGKKGPSGGNSNWGSGFLPTVYQGVAFRTSGEPVLYLSNPAGVDRQMQRDSLDTLANLNHRRLEAIGDPEIATRINSFEMAYRMQTSAPELMDLSQESAQTLAMYGAEPGKPSFANNCLLARRMIERGVRFVQLFHEAWDQHGNLKADLQKNCKDTDQACAALVADLKQRGLLDETIVIWGGEFGRTPMVQGGDDGRDHHPNAFTMWLAGGGFKPGTTVGATDDFGFNAVEDVIHVHDLHATILHQLGFDHTRLTYRFQGRDFRLTDVHGRVVDKLIS